The Leptospira stimsonii genome includes the window AACCGCTTCTTGCGAAGGGGTAAAAACATGAAAGAAACAGTCGATTTAGATCGAGGAGAATGGAAGAAGTTGGTAAGTAGAAAAGAAGAATTCACGAACATCGTATCCGTGTTAAATCAATTCTACGTTGCAAGAACTCCCTACTCTCAATTCAGCAATTCTCAAAAGCTGAGAATCCAATTGGAGAAAGAAGGATTTAAGAATTTCGAAGCATTCTTAAAAAAATTAGGGGAACACGATTTTCTGATCTATCTAAAAGCCGACGGAAAATATGAATCTTGGATTCATATCGACGGGATTCAAGAAGAAAGAGATCGTTTCTTGAACGAAGGTACAAAAGATCATCCCGTCTTCGATATCGTCTG containing:
- a CDS encoding LIC_13246 family protein; its protein translation is MKETVDLDRGEWKKLVSRKEEFTNIVSVLNQFYVARTPYSQFSNSQKLRIQLEKEGFKNFEAFLKKLGEHDFLIYLKADGKYESWIHIDGIQEERDRFLNEGTKDHPVFDIVCVSDLFEKDCVFAEEEETKTFSTK